In Dolichospermum flos-aquae CCAP 1403/13F, the following proteins share a genomic window:
- the nifB gene encoding nitrogenase cofactor biosynthesis protein NifB, with protein MTLPATDILTSDFENAIIAPATSAACGCDSSTTPEMDEKLIERISKHPCYSEEAHHHYARMHVAVAPACNIQCNYCNRKYDCANESRPGVVSELLTPEEAAHKVLVIAGKIPQMTVLGVAGPGDPLANPEKTFRTFELIADKAPDIKLCLSTNGLMLTEHIDRIKQLNIDHVTITLNTIDPEIGAEIYSWVHYKRKRYRGIEGAKILLEKQLEGLQALKEADILCKVNSVMIPGINDQHLVEVNKVIRERGAFLHNIMPLISAPEHGTHFGLTGQRGPTGKELKEVQDNCSGNMKMMRHCRQCRADAVGLLGEDRSQEFTKDKFMEMAPEYNFETRQEVHEGIEKFREEIKAAKDKASTGKKSADSPKILIAVATKGGGLVNQHFGHAKEFQVYEVDGNEVRFVSHRKIDQYCQGGYSEEATADNIMKSIADCKAVLVSKIGNCPKEKLEAAGIKTVEAYDVIEKVALEFYEQYVKANG; from the coding sequence ATGACACTACCTGCTACAGATATTCTCACCTCCGACTTTGAGAATGCCATTATCGCCCCTGCTACATCTGCTGCTTGCGGTTGCGACAGCAGCACAACTCCAGAAATGGATGAAAAACTCATAGAACGCATTTCTAAACACCCCTGCTATAGTGAAGAGGCTCATCATCACTATGCACGGATGCACGTTGCCGTTGCTCCAGCTTGCAATATTCAATGTAACTATTGTAACCGCAAGTATGATTGCGCTAACGAAAGTCGTCCTGGAGTAGTGAGTGAATTACTCACACCGGAAGAAGCTGCCCATAAAGTGTTAGTAATTGCCGGAAAAATTCCTCAAATGACTGTGTTGGGAGTTGCTGGTCCTGGTGATCCTTTAGCTAATCCAGAAAAAACTTTTCGGACTTTTGAATTAATTGCCGATAAAGCACCAGATATTAAATTGTGCTTATCTACTAACGGTTTGATGCTGACAGAACATATTGATCGCATCAAACAATTAAATATAGATCACGTTACTATTACCCTTAATACCATTGACCCCGAAATAGGTGCAGAAATCTATTCTTGGGTTCACTATAAACGCAAACGTTACAGAGGGATTGAAGGGGCAAAAATTCTTCTAGAAAAACAATTGGAAGGATTGCAAGCTCTCAAAGAAGCTGATATCTTATGCAAAGTTAATTCCGTGATGATTCCAGGAATTAATGATCAACATTTGGTAGAAGTTAATAAGGTAATTCGGGAGAGAGGCGCATTCTTACACAACATTATGCCGCTCATTTCTGCACCGGAACATGGTACTCATTTCGGTTTAACTGGTCAACGTGGACCAACAGGAAAAGAACTGAAAGAAGTCCAAGACAATTGCTCTGGTAACATGAAAATGATGCGTCACTGTCGCCAGTGTCGAGCCGATGCGGTAGGATTATTAGGAGAAGACCGTAGCCAAGAATTTACTAAAGATAAGTTCATGGAAATGGCTCCAGAATATAACTTTGAAACTCGTCAAGAAGTTCACGAAGGGATTGAGAAATTTAGAGAAGAAATTAAGGCTGCAAAAGATAAAGCATCAACTGGCAAAAAATCTGCCGATAGTCCTAAAATCTTAATTGCAGTAGCAACAAAAGGTGGTGGATTAGTTAACCAACACTTCGGACACGCCAAAGAATTTCAAGTTTATGAAGTTGATGGGAATGAAGTTCGTTTTGTTAGTCACCGCAAGATTGATCAATATTGTCAAGGTGGTTACAGCGAAGAAGCTACCGCAGATAATATAATGAAATCAATTGCAGATTGTAAAGCAGTCTTGGTATCGAAAATAGGCAATTGTCCCAAGGAAAAACTAGAAGCAGCAGGAATAAAAACTGTTGAAGCCTATGACGTAATTGAAAAGGTTGCTTTAGAATTTTACGAGCAATATGTTAAGGCTAACGGGTAA
- a CDS encoding DUF362 domain-containing protein: protein MAYEITSQCISCKLCLSVCPTGAIQEVDGNYWIDSELCTNCAGSIHTVPQCKASCPTVDGCIKQPSDYWESWFATYNRVRAKLTNKQDYWENWYKSYSQKIAQQLQKHQGQIVI, encoded by the coding sequence ATGGCTTACGAAATTACTAGCCAGTGTATTTCCTGCAAGTTGTGTTTATCTGTTTGTCCTACCGGTGCAATTCAAGAAGTTGACGGTAATTACTGGATTGACTCGGAACTTTGCACAAATTGCGCTGGTAGTATTCACACCGTACCTCAATGTAAAGCCAGTTGTCCTACTGTTGATGGTTGCATTAAACAACCTAGTGATTATTGGGAAAGTTGGTTTGCTACTTACAACCGTGTGAGAGCAAAGTTAACCAATAAGCAAGACTATTGGGAGAATTGGTATAAATCTTATTCCCAAAAGATTGCCCAACAATTGCAAAAGCATCAAGGACAAATAGTTATATAG
- the nifS gene encoding cysteine desulfurase NifS — protein sequence MQNNCIYLDNNATTKIDPQVVEAMMPYLTDYYANPSSMHTFGGQLGKAVKTAREQVAALLGADESEIVFTSCGTEGDNAAIHAALLAQPEKRHIITSQVEHPAVLNVCKQLESKGYQVTYLSVNAKGQIDLSELEASLTGNTALVTVMYANNETGTIFPIEEIGAMVKEYGALFHVDAVQAVGKISLNMKTSTIDMLTISGHKIHAPKGIGALYVRRGVRFRPLLVGGHQERGRRGGTENVPGIIALGKAAELELLHLEEVTQRLTKLRDYLEQSLLAKIPDCEVNGDAKNRLPNTTNIGFKYIEGEAILLSLNKYGICASSGSACTSGSLEPSHVLRAMGLPYTTLHGSIRFSLSRYTTEAEIDQVIAVMPEIVDRLRALSPFKNDNADWLQQQSMVSSH from the coding sequence ATGCAAAATAATTGTATCTATCTTGATAATAATGCCACCACTAAAATAGATCCTCAAGTTGTTGAGGCGATGATGCCTTATTTGACGGACTATTATGCTAATCCTTCTAGTATGCACACTTTTGGTGGACAACTTGGGAAGGCTGTAAAAACAGCTAGAGAACAAGTTGCTGCTTTACTGGGAGCAGATGAATCAGAAATTGTTTTTACCAGTTGCGGAACTGAGGGTGATAATGCTGCTATTCATGCGGCGTTATTAGCTCAACCTGAAAAACGTCACATCATCACTTCCCAAGTAGAACATCCGGCAGTTTTAAATGTCTGCAAACAATTAGAATCCAAAGGTTATCAAGTTACTTATTTGTCAGTAAATGCTAAGGGACAAATAGATTTGAGTGAGTTAGAAGCTTCTCTAACTGGTAATACTGCTTTGGTGACAGTAATGTATGCCAATAATGAAACCGGCACTATCTTTCCAATTGAAGAAATTGGTGCTATGGTTAAGGAATACGGCGCTCTCTTCCACGTTGATGCAGTGCAAGCGGTAGGCAAAATATCCTTGAATATGAAGACCAGCACCATAGATATGTTAACTATATCTGGTCACAAAATTCATGCTCCTAAAGGTATTGGTGCTTTGTATGTGAGACGTGGGGTTCGTTTCCGTCCTCTATTAGTTGGTGGACACCAAGAACGAGGACGCAGAGGCGGTACAGAGAACGTTCCGGGAATTATTGCTTTAGGAAAAGCTGCGGAATTAGAACTGTTACATTTAGAAGAAGTAACTCAGAGATTAACAAAGTTGCGTGATTATTTGGAACAGTCTCTTCTAGCTAAAATTCCTGATTGTGAAGTAAATGGTGATGCCAAAAATAGATTACCAAATACTACGAATATCGGGTTCAAATATATTGAAGGTGAAGCAATTTTGCTTTCTTTAAATAAGTACGGTATTTGCGCTTCCTCTGGCTCTGCTTGTACTTCTGGCTCTCTAGAACCTTCTCATGTTTTACGAGCTATGGGTTTACCTTACACTACTTTACATGGTTCGATTCGCTTCAGTCTTTCTCGCTACACAACTGAAGCTGAAATTGATCAAGTAATTGCCGTAATGCCAGAAATTGTTGACCGTCTTCGGGCTTTATCTCCCTTCAAGAATGATAATGCCGATTGGTTACAACAACAGTCAATGGTCAGTAGTCATTAG
- the nifU gene encoding Fe-S cluster assembly protein NifU has translation MWDYTDKVLELFYDPKNQGAIEETGEAGVKVATGEVGSIACGDALRLHLKVEEATDKILDARFQTFGCTSAIASSSALTEMVKGLTLDEALGVTNKEIADYLGGLPEAKMHCSVMGQEALEAAIYNYRGIPLEAHDDEEGVLICSCFGITDAKIKKAVAQNNLFSAEQVTNYVKAGGGCGSCLTKIDDIIREVKQEAANKNLYNYRANAKTEILSSEPQRPLTTVQKIALIQKVLDEEVRPVLIADGGDVELYDVEGDKIKVILKGACGSCSSSTATLKIAIEARLRDRISKEIIVEAV, from the coding sequence ATGTGGGACTACACTGATAAAGTATTAGAGTTATTTTACGATCCTAAAAACCAGGGTGCAATTGAAGAAACTGGCGAAGCTGGTGTGAAGGTGGCAACCGGTGAAGTAGGAAGTATTGCTTGTGGTGATGCTTTAAGATTACATTTGAAAGTTGAAGAAGCAACAGATAAAATTCTCGATGCTCGGTTTCAAACTTTTGGTTGTACTAGTGCGATCGCATCTTCGAGTGCTTTAACTGAAATGGTCAAAGGTTTGACTTTAGATGAAGCTTTAGGAGTAACAAATAAGGAAATCGCTGATTATTTAGGTGGTTTACCTGAAGCAAAAATGCACTGTTCTGTTATGGGTCAAGAGGCTTTAGAAGCTGCGATTTATAATTATCGTGGCATTCCTTTAGAGGCACATGACGATGAAGAAGGTGTCCTCATCTGTAGCTGTTTCGGAATAACTGATGCTAAGATAAAGAAAGCAGTTGCACAAAACAATCTCTTCAGTGCAGAGCAAGTAACAAATTATGTAAAAGCTGGTGGCGGATGCGGTTCTTGTTTAACGAAGATTGATGATATAATAAGAGAAGTAAAGCAGGAAGCCGCCAACAAAAATCTCTACAACTACAGGGCAAACGCTAAAACAGAAATTCTCAGTTCAGAGCCACAAAGACCACTAACTACAGTTCAAAAAATTGCTCTGATTCAAAAAGTATTAGATGAAGAAGTCCGACCCGTTTTAATCGCCGATGGGGGAGATGTAGAACTTTATGATGTCGAAGGCGATAAGATTAAAGTCATTCTTAAAGGTGCTTGCGGTTCATGTTCTAGTAGCACTGCTACTTTAAAGATTGCGATTGAAGCGAGATTACGCGATCGCATCAGCAAAGAAATCATTGTTGAAGCAGTTTAG
- a CDS encoding AAA family ATPase — MTEEKIRQIAFYGKGGIGKSTTSQNTLAAMAEMGQRIMIVGCDPKADSTRFNNVDTSHSH, encoded by the coding sequence ATGACTGAAGAAAAAATTAGACAGATAGCTTTCTACGGCAAGGGCGGTATCGGTAAATCTACCACTTCTCAAAATACTTTAGCCGCTATGGCTGAAATGGGTCAACGCATCATGATCGTAGGTTGCGACCCTAAAGCTGACTCTACTCGTTTTAACAATGTGGACACCTCTCACAGCCACTGA
- a CDS encoding DUF5131 family protein translates to MKNQQILITCNWRCRFLEETELKLPFYHLWLGYSVCTQKDAEDVYYLLKTPAKIRFLSCEPVLEDIDLSEWLSEFIGAGICDGCGKEKSQLYGVDAYPVCGAAIRKSQWL, encoded by the coding sequence ATGAAGAATCAACAAATCTTGATCACCTGTAATTGGCGTTGCAGATTCTTAGAGGAAACGGAACTCAAGTTACCATTTTATCATCTATGGTTGGGGTATTCAGTTTGCACACAGAAAGACGCTGAAGACGTTTATTATCTGCTCAAAACCCCTGCGAAGATTCGGTTTCTCAGTTGTGAACCGGTTCTGGAAGACATTGATTTATCAGAATGGTTAAGCGAGTTCATTGGTGCGGGTATCTGTGATGGTTGCGGAAAGGAAAAAAGTCAACTATACGGTGTTGATGCTTATCCTGTATGTGGTGCGGCGATTCGTAAATCTCAGTGGCTGTGA
- a CDS encoding ATP-binding protein has protein sequence MEGEIILQNIPNATKNERDFLVLKTRIYTAWQNYLEKIGKESLSLIVSSSVDLNPAKTPSKNNNNASASKANSISLEERAEQYRSEKPNFSMEQLVVPESVKEELLIYSKISALEKLVFDEWGLRNIQPFPYSALNFYGSPGTGKTLAAHAVASYLERNILLVSYAQIESMYHGEGPKNVEALFYAAERDKAVLFIDESDSLLSKRLTNVTQGSEQAINSMRSQLLISLERFRGIVVFATNLVENYDPAFETRVRNIFFPMPDQTCRNLIWQNLLPKNLPLLEDVSTEKLAEIDEVCGRDIRNAIIDSALKVAMNNGSGIGYRDLSNALDAVKKRRVKPNTTVHKLNEEEKRAVSLAIANNAQEIPYN, from the coding sequence ATGGAAGGCGAAATTATACTTCAGAATATACCAAACGCCACTAAAAATGAAAGAGATTTTCTTGTTTTAAAAACCAGAATATATACAGCTTGGCAAAACTACTTAGAAAAAATAGGAAAAGAAAGTTTATCTTTAATTGTTTCCTCAAGTGTAGATTTAAACCCTGCCAAAACTCCGAGCAAAAATAATAACAATGCGTCTGCCAGTAAAGCAAATTCTATTTCCCTAGAGGAAAGAGCGGAGCAATATCGTAGCGAAAAGCCAAATTTTTCAATGGAACAATTAGTCGTTCCTGAATCAGTTAAGGAAGAACTACTGATATATAGCAAGATTTCAGCCCTTGAAAAATTAGTGTTTGATGAGTGGGGATTAAGAAATATACAACCATTTCCTTACTCTGCACTTAATTTCTATGGTTCACCCGGCACAGGAAAAACTTTGGCTGCACACGCAGTGGCTTCTTACTTAGAGAGAAATATTTTACTGGTCAGTTATGCTCAGATTGAAAGTATGTATCATGGAGAGGGTCCCAAAAACGTTGAAGCTCTTTTTTATGCAGCAGAACGTGATAAAGCTGTCCTTTTCATTGATGAATCAGATTCCTTGCTATCTAAAAGATTGACTAATGTAACTCAAGGATCTGAGCAGGCAATAAACTCTATGCGTAGTCAGTTACTAATTTCACTAGAGAGATTTAGAGGAATTGTTGTTTTTGCCACAAATCTAGTTGAGAACTATGATCCTGCATTTGAGACTAGAGTTCGTAATATATTTTTTCCAATGCCAGATCAAACTTGTAGGAATCTCATCTGGCAGAACCTTCTGCCAAAAAACTTGCCACTTCTAGAAGATGTATCTACCGAGAAACTTGCTGAAATAGATGAAGTCTGTGGTAGGGATATACGTAATGCGATTATTGATTCAGCCTTAAAAGTTGCCATGAATAACGGTAGCGGAATAGGTTATCGGGATCTTTCAAATGCGTTAGATGCTGTTAAGAAACGACGAGTCAAGCCTAATACTACTGTACATAAGTTAAATGAAGAAGAAAAACGAGCGGTAAGTCTTGCAATAGCTAATAATGCTCAAGAAATCCCATATAATTAG
- a CDS encoding FitA-like ribbon-helix-helix domain-containing protein has translation MATITIRNISDELLDRIKRLAAQKGVSMEQEVRDLLQKRYGQRDEVLARIRQRAEVLPMEAEIRVQSWKSEGRP, from the coding sequence ATGGCAACAATTACCATTCGTAATATATCCGATGAGTTGCTTGATCGCATTAAACGCTTGGCGGCACAAAAGGGGGTTTCGATGGAGCAAGAAGTCCGTGATTTGTTGCAAAAACGTTATGGGCAAAGGGATGAAGTGCTTGCTCGTATTCGTCAACGGGCGGAGGTATTACCGATGGAAGCAGAAATTCGGGTGCAGTCTTGGAAATCAGAAGGACGACCTTGA
- a CDS encoding type II toxin-antitoxin system VapC family toxin — MVIDTMVFAYALLHVENKYEQALAALESVDQIVVPDSLFAELGNVIWQWIQFRQLPLQIGLDALQDAEALVDVMISSSQIRDVALKLAVEANHSFYDTLFVAAAIHSDTQVLTYDRKLGAKFGDYVILLE; from the coding sequence ATGGTAATTGATACGATGGTTTTTGCTTATGCCCTCTTGCACGTAGAGAACAAGTATGAACAAGCGCTCGCTGCTTTGGAAAGTGTAGATCAGATTGTGGTGCCTGATTCGTTGTTTGCCGAGTTGGGTAATGTGATTTGGCAATGGATACAATTTCGACAATTACCTTTACAAATAGGTTTGGATGCGTTGCAAGATGCTGAGGCATTGGTTGATGTGATGATTTCTAGTTCTCAAATTCGGGATGTTGCTCTTAAACTGGCAGTCGAGGCAAATCATTCATTCTACGATACGTTATTCGTGGCAGCAGCAATTCATTCTGATACTCAGGTGCTTACTTATGATCGGAAACTGGGGGCTAAGTTCGGTGACTACGTTATCTTACTAGAATAG
- a CDS encoding nucleotidyltransferase family protein → MMKPIKEIREVLSLQKQSLCEIYQITEIGIFGSYARGEETDASDI, encoded by the coding sequence ATGATGAAACCTATTAAGGAAATTCGGGAAGTTTTATCACTACAAAAGCAATCTCTCTGTGAAATTTATCAAATTACAGAAATTGGGATCTTTGGTTCTTATGCTAGGGGAGAGGAGACGGACGCAAGTGATATATAG
- a CDS encoding restriction endonuclease subunit S produces the protein MSKSKVYGGEIIINKIGSAGKVYLMPYLKRPVSLGMNAFLIRLNNKVNTSFIYYFLTFSYGKEAINKNVKGAVTKTITKEAIRGITIPVPPLHLQEEFSHRVEAVEKLKAVHRASLSELDALFASLQPPTSSL, from the coding sequence TTGAGCAAATCAAAAGTTTATGGCGGAGAAATTATTATCAATAAGATAGGTAGTGCCGGCAAAGTATATCTTATGCCTTATTTAAAAAGACCAGTATCATTAGGCATGAATGCGTTTTTGATTCGTTTAAATAATAAAGTAAATACCTCATTTATTTATTATTTTTTAACTTTTTCGTATGGTAAAGAAGCAATTAATAAAAATGTAAAGGGTGCTGTCACAAAAACAATTACAAAAGAAGCAATAAGAGGAATTACAATTCCTGTCCCACCTCTTCATCTTCAAGAAGAATTTTCCCACCGCGTTGAAGCTGTAGAAAAACTCAAAGCAGTACACCGCGCTTCATTATCAGAACTCGATGCCCTTTTTGCTTCCCTCCAACCTCCAACATCGAGCCTTTAG
- a CDS encoding AAA family ATPase translates to MSAMLTEFTLANFKSYRTSHLPLGSLTVLIGANAAGKSNALEGLRFLSWLVQGQKLDRIQYAVNSAERVVRGRVNDLCHRGESNFTIGCRLDSTEWNELNITLNVRDGELHISNERIADLTNSVPLYELNQPSEGINTDVSVAYNNFTRGQNKPRITCSDQMAIFVQLDSPARFDAKYENSQKIIPETVREYQRVLQNILFLDPVPAKMREYSFKSDKRLQEDGTNLSSVLYRLWENQPENQQTILNFIQSLPEQAIDGLDFLFGPRDEVMVRLAETFGNNHRYCEAALLSDGTLRVLAIAKRSAGIAAAMLSATEGSLVVIEEIDNGVHPNRAQHLLASIRDIAEKRKLRVLLSTHNPALMDALPDAALRDVVFCFRDPEEGNQGNSRLIRLGDMYDFPSLISQGPLGQLVTAGVVDRFVKSPYTPEDRKQQALAWLSRLQEYSNLSI, encoded by the coding sequence ATGAGCGCCATGCTAACAGAATTTACCCTCGCCAACTTTAAAAGTTACCGTACCAGCCACTTACCCCTGGGATCTTTAACCGTGCTAATAGGTGCAAACGCCGCAGGTAAAAGTAACGCCCTGGAAGGTTTGCGGTTTTTGTCATGGCTGGTACAAGGACAAAAACTCGACCGTATTCAATATGCAGTGAATAGCGCCGAGCGAGTTGTACGTGGTCGAGTCAATGACTTATGCCATCGGGGAGAATCAAATTTTACCATCGGTTGCCGTTTAGACTCAACAGAATGGAACGAACTCAATATAACCCTGAATGTCCGTGATGGAGAACTGCACATCAGTAATGAGCGAATTGCTGACTTAACAAATTCAGTCCCACTATATGAGTTAAATCAGCCTTCAGAAGGGATAAATACTGATGTTAGTGTGGCATATAACAACTTTACAAGAGGGCAGAACAAGCCACGAATAACTTGCAGTGATCAAATGGCTATCTTTGTGCAATTAGACAGCCCTGCCCGGTTTGATGCCAAATATGAAAATTCCCAAAAGATAATTCCTGAAACAGTCCGCGAATATCAACGAGTCTTACAGAATATCCTGTTTTTAGATCCCGTTCCCGCCAAAATGCGCGAGTACAGTTTTAAATCTGATAAGCGATTACAAGAAGATGGTACTAATCTATCCAGCGTTCTCTATCGCTTATGGGAGAACCAACCAGAAAATCAACAGACCATTCTCAACTTCATCCAGAGTTTACCAGAACAGGCTATAGATGGGCTAGATTTTCTTTTCGGTCCACGGGATGAAGTTATGGTGCGACTAGCGGAAACCTTTGGTAATAACCATCGCTATTGTGAAGCCGCATTGTTATCAGATGGCACATTGCGGGTATTAGCGATAGCGAAGCGCTCCGCAGGAATCGCAGCAGCTATGCTATCGGCTACCGAAGGAAGTTTAGTAGTTATCGAAGAAATTGATAACGGTGTTCATCCCAACCGCGCCCAGCATCTACTAGCCAGCATCCGAGATATTGCCGAAAAGCGTAAATTACGAGTATTACTTTCCACTCACAACCCAGCCTTAATGGATGCTTTACCAGATGCGGCTTTACGTGATGTTGTCTTTTGTTTCCGAGATCCAGAGGAAGGGAATCAAGGAAATAGTCGCCTGATTAGGCTTGGGGATATGTACGATTTCCCTAGTCTGATATCCCAGGGACCACTGGGACAACTGGTAACTGCTGGAGTAGTGGATAGGTTCGTTAAGTCACCCTACACACCTGAAGACAGAAAACAGCAAGCTCTGGCCTGGCTGTCTCGTTTACAGGAGTACAGCAATTTATCTATTTAA
- a CDS encoding DUF2281 domain-containing protein, whose product MQNTANIEQIILNNLRQLPPEKQQEVLDFTEFLQQKLTTTKTKTSSPSLKEIAAMPLTQRHQHLAQFIPQTATDFLTNPELTEFSVLDTEDWELEHD is encoded by the coding sequence ATGCAAAACACAGCCAACATTGAACAAATAATCCTCAACAACCTACGCCAACTACCCCCAGAAAAACAACAAGAAGTTTTAGACTTTACGGAATTTCTGCAACAAAAACTCACAACAACAAAAACAAAAACATCTTCACCATCCCTCAAAGAAATTGCAGCCATGCCACTAACACAAAGACATCAGCACCTTGCCCAGTTCATTCCTCAAACCGCTACAGACTTCCTCACCAACCCAGAACTAACAGAATTTTCCGTATTAGACACTGAAGACTGGGAACTTGAACATGACTAA
- a CDS encoding type II toxin-antitoxin system PemK/MazF family toxin — protein sequence MTNPKRGEIWLVDLNPTRGQEIQKTRPVVVISADIFNPIPIRIIIPITSWQEKFKERPFMVKIAASPENQLERDSAGNVLQVRSISTERFVKQLGQVLDETLQELLSGLVICIDYEPSP from the coding sequence ATGACTAACCCCAAACGTGGCGAAATTTGGTTAGTAGACCTCAACCCTACCAGAGGGCAAGAAATCCAGAAAACTCGCCCTGTAGTAGTTATCAGTGCCGATATTTTTAATCCTATCCCCATCAGAATCATTATTCCTATTACAAGCTGGCAAGAAAAATTTAAAGAGCGCCCTTTTATGGTGAAAATTGCAGCCAGTCCAGAAAATCAACTTGAGCGAGATTCAGCCGGAAATGTTTTGCAAGTTCGCAGCATTTCCACGGAAAGATTTGTCAAACAGTTGGGACAAGTTCTAGACGAAACCCTACAAGAACTGTTATCAGGTCTAGTTATTTGCATTGATTACGAACCCAGTCCATAA
- a CDS encoding DUF4145 domain-containing protein: MSQFTFLQTEFPTIYESAHKAFKTAYRDPRTACFYARRALELTVNWLYKYDTSLNLPYQDNLSALIHEPTFKNLVGEAVFNKAKLIIKLGNNAVHKENKVPVIYSTIAKI; this comes from the coding sequence ATGAGCCAGTTTACCTTCCTGCAAACCGAATTTCCGACAATTTACGAATCTGCTCACAAAGCCTTTAAAACAGCCTATCGTGATCCTCGAACTGCCTGTTTCTATGCCCGTCGCGCTTTGGAATTGACGGTAAACTGGCTCTATAAATACGATACATCCCTAAATTTGCCTTATCAAGATAACCTTAGCGCCCTAATCCACGAACCTACCTTTAAAAACTTAGTTGGTGAAGCCGTATTTAACAAAGCAAAATTAATTATCAAACTCGGTAACAATGCAGTTCACAAAGAAAACAAAGTTCCCGTTATTTATTCGACTATTGCCAAAATTTAG
- a CDS encoding type I restriction-modification enzyme R subunit C-terminal domain-containing protein, with product MWVVVELPGFTSSDNFEKFRAKARAFLRSHQDNIVIFKLRTNKQLTPSDLSELESILAESGIGETEDIIRAKEESQGLGLFVRSLVGLDREVAKQELACFISDKKLNANQIEFVNMIIDYLTEHGVMDAALLYESPFTDITPQRPDELFTSSQVDELICLLEEVYGRAVA from the coding sequence ATGTGGGTTGTAGTAGAGTTACCTGGTTTTACATCATCTGATAATTTTGAGAAGTTTCGCGCTAAAGCACGGGCGTTTTTGCGATCGCATCAGGATAATATAGTTATTTTCAAACTCAGAACGAATAAACAACTAACTCCATCGGATCTATCAGAACTAGAAAGCATATTAGCAGAAAGTGGTATTGGGGAAACAGAAGATATTATCCGCGCTAAAGAAGAGTCACAGGGGTTAGGCTTATTTGTTCGTTCTCTAGTAGGACTAGATAGGGAAGTAGCCAAACAAGAACTAGCTTGTTTTATATCTGACAAAAAGCTGAATGCTAATCAGATAGAGTTTGTGAATATGATCATTGACTACCTCACAGAACACGGTGTCATGGATGCGGCGCTTCTCTATGAATCTCCATTTACCGATATCACTCCGCAGAGACCCGATGAATTATTTACCTCCTCCCAAGTAGATGAATTAATTTGTCTGTTGGAAGAAGTTTATGGCAGAGCAGTCGCCTAA